A section of the Mesorhizobium loti genome encodes:
- a CDS encoding ABC transporter ATP-binding protein: MDRIVVSDIKKTFQLKPGQFVTVDGEATDRVTVLDGVDLSIRKGEFITLVGPSGSGKSVLLDIIGGLTQATGGDVQLDGRRITRPDPKTGYVFQQYALFPWRTALANIEYALEVRGVAKAERTATARHLLSLFGLAGFEDRFPNQLSGGMQQRVAIARALASNPEVLLMDEPFAALDQQTRELLQGELLRIWGKIKTTIIFVTHSIDEAIFLADRVVVMTARPGAVKEIIDIDLPRPRDGDIRASTAFNDYRARVWDVLRDEVNKAQKDWTLSPAFSH, encoded by the coding sequence ATGGACCGCATCGTCGTCAGCGACATCAAGAAAACCTTCCAGCTCAAGCCGGGGCAGTTCGTCACCGTCGACGGCGAGGCGACCGATCGCGTCACCGTGCTCGACGGCGTCGATCTGTCCATCCGCAAGGGCGAGTTCATCACGCTGGTCGGGCCGAGCGGCTCCGGCAAATCGGTGCTGCTCGACATCATCGGCGGATTGACGCAGGCGACCGGCGGGGACGTCCAGCTCGACGGAAGGCGGATCACCAGGCCTGATCCCAAGACCGGCTATGTCTTCCAGCAGTATGCGCTGTTCCCCTGGCGCACGGCGCTGGCCAACATCGAATACGCGCTGGAGGTGCGCGGCGTCGCCAAGGCCGAGCGTACGGCCACCGCCCGTCACCTGCTGTCGCTATTCGGCCTTGCCGGCTTCGAGGACCGTTTCCCTAACCAGCTCTCCGGCGGCATGCAGCAACGCGTGGCAATCGCGCGGGCGCTGGCCAGCAACCCTGAAGTGCTGTTGATGGATGAGCCCTTCGCCGCTCTCGACCAGCAGACGCGCGAACTGCTGCAGGGCGAACTGCTCAGGATCTGGGGCAAGATCAAGACGACGATCATTTTCGTCACCCACTCCATCGACGAGGCGATCTTCCTCGCCGACCGGGTGGTGGTGATGACCGCGCGGCCAGGCGCGGTCAAGGAGATCATCGACATCGACCTGCCGAGGCCACGCGACGGCGACATCCGCGCCAGCACCGCCTTCAACGATTACCGCGCCCGCGTCTGGGACGTGCTGCGCGACGAGGTCAACAAGGCACAGAAGGACTGGACGCTGTCGCCAGCCTTCAGCCATTGA
- a CDS encoding ABC transporter permease, which produces MAYLTEKLGPAIGFRGVAGAAPRAGRAAKARRKSAHFGTFVYGLPLLGLFFLLWEIAPRLGWLNRIFFPPLSEVMVAWWNLLASGVLIEHIGISLQRAAIGFALGVVVAIPLGLLMGRYALFEKVSDLLVQTLRNTSQFALLPVFILLLGIGEESKVAITFYSSVFFLLVNTISGVKSVDPLLIKAARSMGTSDFDLFRKVILPASIPSIVAGARLAVKSSLFAVIGAEMLAAKSGLGFLIQNSQLMMETGDMYAGILTLTVIGLTVNYLLVWFERWATAWKGQSESSLI; this is translated from the coding sequence ATGGCCTACCTGACCGAAAAGCTTGGCCCCGCCATCGGTTTTCGCGGCGTTGCCGGGGCGGCGCCAAGGGCTGGCCGCGCCGCCAAGGCCCGAAGGAAGAGCGCGCATTTCGGCACTTTCGTCTACGGCTTGCCGCTGCTCGGCCTGTTCTTCCTGCTGTGGGAGATCGCGCCGCGGCTCGGCTGGCTCAACCGCATCTTCTTTCCGCCGCTGAGCGAGGTGATGGTGGCGTGGTGGAACCTGCTCGCCTCGGGCGTGCTGATCGAACATATCGGCATCAGCCTGCAGCGCGCCGCGATCGGTTTCGCGCTCGGCGTGGTGGTGGCCATTCCGCTCGGCCTCTTGATGGGACGCTATGCGCTGTTCGAGAAGGTCAGCGACCTCCTGGTGCAGACGCTGCGCAACACCTCGCAATTCGCGCTGCTGCCGGTGTTCATTCTTTTGCTCGGCATTGGCGAGGAATCGAAGGTGGCCATCACCTTCTACTCCTCGGTGTTCTTCCTGCTGGTCAACACGATCAGCGGCGTCAAATCGGTCGATCCGCTGCTGATCAAGGCGGCACGCTCGATGGGCACGTCCGACTTCGACCTGTTCCGCAAAGTCATCCTGCCGGCCAGCATTCCCTCGATCGTCGCCGGCGCGCGGCTGGCGGTCAAATCCTCGCTGTTCGCTGTCATCGGCGCCGAGATGCTGGCGGCCAAATCCGGCCTCGGCTTCCTCATCCAGAACTCGCAGCTGATGATGGAGACGGGCGACATGTATGCCGGCATCCTGACGCTCACCGTCATCGGGCTGACCGTCAACTACCTGCTCGTCTGGTTCGAGCGCTGGGCGACCGCCTGGAAAGGCCAGTCCGAGTCTTCGCTCATTTAA
- a CDS encoding aliphatic sulfonate ABC transporter substrate-binding protein — MTSIAFDGFRRLLLKGAIAVVIGLGGMPAFAQDKPDVIRIGSTAPGHLKFILAQKDGWWDKEFAKDGIKVELVTFNGGSEATTALATGAIEVTYTGNNPALRVAASGADVKLIGLSSYVRAGGSYVVVKANSPLTTLQDLKGKKVAYLTGTVRHSNFSKALNSVGLTTNDVEGLNLPFEASGPALLRGDIDAIVETDSTAAKLVDTGEARVLFDTSTHPEWNVPNVISVNGAFAAKYPDLVKRLLKVDIEISRWADAHPDETIKTFVEATKSSEKSVRKTYADGVFHQDPKLTDDAIDALKGEEKFMAGAGLLKGSIDYGKWVDKSFVDAAAAQVAAVQ, encoded by the coding sequence ATGACCAGCATCGCATTCGATGGATTTCGCCGGCTGCTCCTGAAGGGCGCCATTGCCGTCGTCATTGGCCTTGGCGGCATGCCCGCCTTCGCGCAGGACAAGCCCGATGTGATCCGCATCGGCAGCACCGCGCCCGGGCATCTCAAATTCATCCTCGCCCAGAAGGATGGCTGGTGGGACAAGGAATTCGCCAAGGACGGCATCAAGGTTGAATTGGTGACCTTCAATGGCGGCTCGGAGGCGACGACGGCGTTGGCCACCGGCGCCATCGAGGTGACCTATACCGGCAACAACCCGGCGCTGCGCGTCGCCGCGTCCGGCGCCGATGTCAAGCTGATCGGCCTGTCGAGCTATGTCAGGGCGGGCGGCTCCTACGTCGTCGTCAAGGCCAACTCGCCGCTCACGACCCTGCAGGACCTCAAGGGCAAGAAGGTCGCCTATCTCACCGGCACGGTGAGGCATTCGAATTTCAGCAAGGCGCTGAACAGCGTCGGCCTGACCACGAATGACGTCGAGGGGCTGAACCTGCCTTTCGAGGCCTCCGGCCCCGCGCTATTGCGCGGCGACATCGACGCCATCGTCGAGACGGACTCGACAGCGGCCAAGCTGGTCGACACCGGCGAGGCGCGGGTGCTGTTCGACACAAGCACGCATCCGGAGTGGAACGTGCCCAACGTCATCTCGGTCAACGGCGCTTTCGCGGCGAAATATCCCGACCTGGTCAAGCGGCTGCTGAAGGTCGATATCGAGATTTCGCGCTGGGCCGACGCGCATCCCGACGAGACGATCAAGACCTTTGTCGAGGCGACCAAATCGTCGGAGAAGTCAGTGCGCAAGACCTATGCCGACGGCGTGTTCCACCAGGATCCCAAACTCACCGACGACGCCATCGACGCCTTGAAGGGCGAGGAGAAATTCATGGCTGGCGCCGGGCTTTTGAAGGGTTCGATCGACTACGGCAAATGGGTCGACAAGAGTTTCGTCGACGCCGCCGCCGCGCAGGTCGCCGCCGTCCAGTAA
- a CDS encoding LacI family DNA-binding transcriptional regulator: MRSTLTDIAREAGVSAATVDRVLNNRPGVRARTRDIVLEMAQRLGYIAESPNGAPPRPSSGEVMRLDFALPAGTNSFIKMLHRHIEAQALARPDLDVHIATIEGFNPDRLARLLQDLRGQTQGVGVIALDHPTVREAIRSLSANDVKVVTIASDILHVPRVAYIGIDNRAAGRLAGYLLKRFMGPERPGKVALFAGSLSYRGHEEREMGFRHILTEESPNLEIVEMREMLDDREKAYSEASALLERHPDLAAIYNVGAGNTGIARALKERGRAQSMVFLGHEVTDGTKDLLLDGTLDAVIDQNPRVEAREALNTLTHAVRGLPYELHQPRLQVIFKENIPEI; this comes from the coding sequence GTGCGTTCCACCCTGACTGACATAGCCCGGGAAGCTGGCGTTTCCGCAGCCACCGTCGACCGCGTGCTCAACAACCGTCCCGGCGTGCGGGCGCGCACGCGCGACATCGTGCTCGAAATGGCGCAGCGCCTCGGCTACATCGCCGAAAGTCCGAACGGGGCACCGCCGAGGCCCTCATCCGGCGAGGTCATGAGGCTCGACTTCGCGCTGCCGGCCGGCACCAACTCCTTCATCAAGATGCTGCACCGCCACATCGAGGCACAGGCCCTGGCGCGCCCCGATCTCGACGTGCACATCGCCACGATTGAAGGCTTCAATCCAGACCGGCTTGCCCGTCTGCTGCAGGATCTGCGCGGCCAGACGCAAGGCGTCGGCGTCATCGCGCTAGACCATCCAACGGTACGCGAGGCGATCCGCTCGCTGTCGGCCAATGACGTCAAGGTGGTGACCATCGCCTCCGACATCCTGCATGTGCCGAGGGTCGCCTATATCGGCATCGACAACCGTGCCGCGGGTCGCCTGGCCGGCTATCTGCTCAAGCGTTTCATGGGCCCGGAACGTCCCGGCAAGGTGGCGCTGTTCGCCGGCTCGCTGTCTTATCGCGGCCATGAGGAACGCGAGATGGGGTTCCGGCACATATTGACCGAGGAATCCCCCAATCTCGAGATCGTCGAGATGCGCGAGATGCTCGACGACCGCGAAAAGGCCTATTCGGAGGCATCGGCGCTTCTGGAGCGGCACCCCGACCTTGCCGCGATCTACAATGTCGGCGCCGGCAACACCGGCATCGCACGCGCGCTCAAGGAGCGCGGCCGTGCGCAATCCATGGTCTTTCTCGGCCATGAGGTGACGGACGGCACCAAGGACCTGCTGCTCGACGGCACGCTCGACGCGGTCATCGACCAGAACCCGCGCGTCGAGGCCCGCGAAGCACTCAACACCTTGACCCATGCGGTCCGGGGGCTCCCCTATGAATTGCACCAGCCCAGGCTGCAGGTGATCTTCAAGGAGAACATCCCGGAAATCTGA
- a CDS encoding extracellular solute-binding protein — MSDLIRISRRRLLASGGKAAAFVAAAGIAPQFIRPGRAFAADALAPGMIGGPTGFEGAERYQYGADTPEGRAIEAAKALKGAGKAPARIVLGLSDGSIGQLTQPFPAGAPSIKELWEKETGIPIEIVGLPNGQEFTKTMQDISTKGGAYDIYSTEWNRLGDLAETGGIAKLDDFVAQYKPEWDDPKTGYVDGAKGVSLLNKYRGSNYGVSLDGDFQTWVYRTDLFGGAAEQKAFKDKYGYDLAPPKTWKQHSDIAAFFQRPDKGLFGSTDLRNQGWGYTNWYQRYVSMASPNQFLFGDDGKPLINSEHGIAATNEYVESLVHHSPDAISWGWPEQYGNFAKGGAAMTCAFSNLPKFLDNAGNKDSAVTGKIGTMLPPGREIDGKLISRSVLWFSLTGMVSSQSKNQEVAYLLLQWLGSARIYAWMSANPGGYLDPFRLSDFSDPLVRQTYHAYHMDVVRETVARTVPTINYPGATAFHNALDENLMASLTKAKTAEQAMADTEAEWKKIARRIGEDKLLEAIRTNKEAWPTVLDPIS, encoded by the coding sequence ATGTCTGATCTGATCCGCATATCGCGACGCCGATTGCTGGCGTCCGGAGGAAAGGCGGCGGCGTTCGTGGCCGCGGCCGGCATCGCACCGCAATTCATTCGTCCCGGCCGCGCCTTTGCGGCCGACGCGCTGGCGCCTGGCATGATCGGCGGCCCGACCGGTTTCGAGGGCGCCGAGCGTTATCAATACGGCGCGGACACACCGGAAGGCCGCGCCATCGAGGCCGCCAAGGCGCTGAAGGGCGCAGGCAAGGCGCCGGCTAGAATCGTGCTCGGCCTGTCGGACGGCTCGATCGGCCAGCTGACGCAGCCTTTCCCGGCCGGCGCGCCATCGATCAAGGAGCTGTGGGAAAAGGAAACCGGCATTCCGATCGAGATCGTCGGCCTGCCGAACGGCCAGGAATTCACCAAGACGATGCAGGATATCTCCACCAAGGGTGGGGCCTACGACATCTATTCAACCGAATGGAACCGCCTCGGCGACCTCGCCGAGACCGGCGGCATCGCCAAGCTGGACGACTTCGTCGCCCAGTACAAGCCCGAGTGGGACGATCCCAAGACCGGCTATGTCGACGGCGCCAAGGGCGTGTCGCTGCTCAACAAATATCGCGGCTCGAACTATGGCGTGTCGCTCGACGGCGACTTCCAGACCTGGGTCTACCGCACCGACCTGTTCGGCGGCGCCGCCGAGCAGAAGGCCTTCAAGGACAAATACGGCTACGACCTGGCGCCGCCGAAGACCTGGAAGCAGCACAGCGACATCGCCGCCTTCTTCCAGCGCCCCGACAAGGGCCTGTTCGGCTCGACCGACCTGCGCAACCAGGGTTGGGGCTACACCAACTGGTACCAGCGCTATGTCTCGATGGCCTCGCCCAACCAGTTCCTGTTCGGCGACGACGGCAAGCCGCTGATCAATTCCGAACACGGCATCGCCGCCACCAACGAATATGTGGAATCGCTCGTCCATCATTCACCGGATGCGATCTCATGGGGCTGGCCGGAGCAGTATGGCAATTTCGCCAAGGGGGGTGCCGCAATGACCTGCGCCTTCTCCAATCTGCCGAAATTCCTCGACAATGCCGGCAACAAGGATTCGGCCGTCACCGGCAAGATCGGCACGATGCTGCCGCCGGGACGCGAGATCGACGGCAAACTGATCAGCCGCTCGGTGCTGTGGTTCTCGCTGACCGGCATGGTCTCGTCGCAGTCGAAAAACCAGGAAGTCGCCTACCTCCTGCTGCAATGGCTGGGCTCGGCCCGCATCTATGCCTGGATGAGCGCCAATCCCGGCGGCTATCTCGATCCGTTCCGGCTTTCGGATTTCTCCGATCCGCTGGTGCGCCAGACCTATCATGCCTACCACATGGATGTGGTGCGCGAGACCGTCGCCCGCACGGTGCCGACCATCAACTATCCCGGCGCCACCGCCTTCCACAACGCCCTGGACGAAAACCTCATGGCCTCGCTGACCAAGGCCAAGACCGCTGAACAGGCGATGGCCGACACCGAAGCCGAGTGGAAGAAGATCGCCCGGCGGATCGGCGAGGACAAATTGCTCGAAGCCATCAGAACCAACAAGGAGGCCTGGCCGACCGTTCTCGATCCGATCAGCTGA
- a CDS encoding carbohydrate ABC transporter permease, whose protein sequence is MKRSVPFEIFRYAAILAAMAVTLVPILWMVSMAFKPIAEWSATGVDLTWWPKNPTLSNFQFVFGESTNNLIVALDRTALKPILSSLLSAVFGTAIAMSAGTAAAYGLSRFGSGQNLPLALIQLRLFPPMAVMIPVMIMWSFLNFTDSWWGLALIYGIVTLPFAFWLMKTFFDDMPREIEEAALVEGCSRLRVFTRITLPMMRAPLASAALFVFILNWSDYLIALLLTTREWVTIPVYMASLSSSMTGQLYGAKAALGLIAAVPPVIMGIAIQRHLVRGLTFGALKQ, encoded by the coding sequence ATGAAGCGTTCCGTTCCTTTCGAGATATTCCGCTACGCTGCGATCCTCGCGGCGATGGCGGTGACGCTGGTGCCGATCCTGTGGATGGTGTCGATGGCCTTCAAGCCGATCGCCGAATGGTCGGCGACCGGTGTCGACCTGACCTGGTGGCCGAAGAACCCGACACTCAGCAATTTCCAGTTCGTCTTCGGCGAATCCACCAACAATTTGATCGTGGCGCTCGACCGCACCGCGCTGAAGCCGATCCTGTCGTCGCTGCTCTCGGCGGTGTTCGGCACCGCGATCGCCATGTCGGCGGGCACGGCCGCTGCCTACGGCCTGTCGCGCTTCGGCTCCGGACAGAATCTGCCGCTGGCGCTGATCCAGCTCAGGCTGTTTCCGCCGATGGCGGTGATGATCCCTGTCATGATCATGTGGTCGTTCCTGAACTTCACCGACAGCTGGTGGGGGCTGGCCCTGATCTACGGCATCGTCACCTTGCCGTTCGCCTTCTGGCTGATGAAGACCTTCTTCGACGACATGCCGCGCGAGATCGAGGAAGCCGCCCTGGTCGAAGGCTGCTCGCGGCTGCGCGTCTTCACCCGCATCACGCTGCCGATGATGCGCGCGCCGCTCGCGAGTGCTGCCCTCTTCGTCTTCATCCTCAACTGGTCGGACTATCTGATCGCGCTGCTTCTGACGACGCGCGAATGGGTGACGATCCCCGTCTACATGGCCTCGCTGTCGTCCTCGATGACCGGCCAGCTCTATGGTGCCAAGGCAGCGCTGGGGCTCATCGCCGCCGTGCCGCCGGTCATCATGGGCATCGCCATCCAGCGCCATCTGGTGCGCGGGCTGACTTTTGGAGCGCTCAAGCAATGA
- a CDS encoding carbohydrate ABC transporter permease → MSAVIATISEDAMKAVQAKPAPRDEGAKLGFRLTLPAQILVLFISVFPLLMQLYISVTDWSPLSGLGWWNAWEMWNSFANYTDLAADARFWSALKRTAIVMIVCVPAEFLLGLALATLFADDFPGKRIFYSILLTPMMVVPAVAGYMFFMLFQSGGPVNDILSAISGTQVTIAWLSDPTLALIAVMIADIWQWTPLMFLILLAGLVGVPEDQIKAATLLGANPWQRFVTIVLPKMKTIIIIALAIRVIENFKIFDTLYIMTGGGPGVATETISVYIYKVTTQDLIWGYVAAIALAILIVLSVVAVFAMKRMARAGQVAA, encoded by the coding sequence ATGAGCGCGGTGATTGCCACGATTTCGGAGGACGCGATGAAGGCCGTCCAGGCAAAGCCGGCGCCGCGCGATGAAGGAGCAAAGCTGGGCTTCCGGCTGACGCTGCCGGCGCAGATCCTGGTGCTGTTCATCTCGGTCTTTCCGCTGCTCATGCAGCTCTACATCAGCGTCACCGACTGGTCGCCGCTTTCGGGCCTCGGCTGGTGGAATGCCTGGGAGATGTGGAACAGCTTTGCCAACTATACGGACCTTGCCGCCGATGCGCGCTTCTGGAGCGCGCTGAAGCGCACGGCGATCGTCATGATCGTCTGCGTGCCGGCCGAATTCCTGCTGGGCCTGGCGCTGGCGACGCTGTTCGCGGACGATTTTCCGGGCAAGCGCATCTTCTATTCGATCCTGCTGACGCCGATGATGGTGGTGCCGGCGGTGGCCGGCTACATGTTCTTCATGCTGTTCCAGTCCGGCGGCCCGGTGAACGACATCCTGTCCGCCATATCAGGTACACAGGTCACCATCGCCTGGCTGTCGGACCCGACGCTGGCGCTGATCGCGGTGATGATCGCTGATATCTGGCAATGGACGCCGCTGATGTTCCTGATCCTGCTTGCCGGCCTGGTCGGCGTGCCGGAGGACCAGATCAAGGCGGCTACCTTGCTCGGCGCCAATCCTTGGCAGCGCTTCGTCACCATCGTGCTGCCGAAGATGAAGACCATCATCATCATCGCGCTGGCGATCCGCGTGATCGAGAACTTCAAGATCTTCGACACGCTCTACATCATGACCGGCGGTGGTCCCGGCGTCGCCACGGAAACGATCTCGGTCTACATCTACAAGGTCACGACGCAGGACCTGATCTGGGGTTATGTGGCGGCGATCGCGCTGGCCATCCTGATCGTCCTCTCCGTCGTCGCCGTGTTCGCCATGAAGCGCATGGCGCGGGCAGGGCAGGTGGCGGCATGA
- a CDS encoding ABC transporter ATP-binding protein — translation MSAIQLRNLTKTFGDFTALKTMDLDIADGEFMALLGPSGCGKSTTMNMIAGMEEPTSGKILFGERDMAGVPMGRRGVGFVFQNYAIFTHMTVRQNLAYGPRMRGAAKTEIDRRVGAIAELLQLTPLLDRKADRLSVNILQRVAIGRSAIMEPAIFLLDEPLSNVDAAFRAVMRTELKQLQRQFRQTMVYVTHDQLEAMTMADRIAVMDHGVLQQVGTPLEVYNNPVNVFVARFIGAPGMNLLKGKPAESDRGLVVDLGPLGITPPLPDELAATLRGASGDVLYGFRPEQVALAQDGRGLAMPVTFVERIGARTIVHLGQGEGAVKAVFDNDVGLSIGQTAVVAPTAASVRIFDAASGLAMRVD, via the coding sequence ATGAGCGCGATCCAGCTGCGCAATCTCACCAAGACATTCGGCGACTTCACCGCGCTGAAGACGATGGACCTCGACATAGCGGATGGCGAGTTCATGGCGCTGCTCGGGCCATCCGGCTGCGGCAAGTCGACCACGATGAACATGATCGCCGGCATGGAAGAGCCGACCAGCGGCAAGATCCTGTTTGGCGAGCGCGACATGGCCGGCGTGCCGATGGGCCGGCGCGGCGTCGGCTTCGTCTTCCAGAATTATGCCATCTTCACCCATATGACGGTGCGCCAGAACCTGGCCTACGGGCCAAGAATGCGCGGTGCGGCGAAAACCGAGATCGACCGACGCGTCGGCGCCATTGCCGAGCTGCTGCAGCTGACGCCGCTGCTCGACCGCAAGGCCGACCGGCTGTCGGTCAACATCTTGCAGCGCGTGGCGATCGGCCGCTCGGCGATCATGGAGCCGGCGATCTTCCTGCTCGACGAGCCGCTGTCCAATGTCGATGCCGCCTTCCGGGCCGTCATGCGCACCGAGCTGAAGCAGCTGCAGCGCCAGTTCAGGCAGACCATGGTCTATGTCACCCACGACCAGCTCGAAGCCATGACCATGGCCGACCGCATCGCCGTCATGGACCACGGCGTTCTGCAGCAGGTCGGCACGCCGCTCGAAGTCTACAACAATCCGGTCAATGTCTTCGTCGCCCGCTTCATCGGTGCGCCGGGCATGAACCTGCTCAAGGGCAAGCCGGCGGAGAGTGATCGCGGGCTTGTCGTCGATCTCGGGCCGCTGGGCATCACGCCGCCGCTGCCGGACGAGTTGGCGGCCACCTTGCGCGGTGCCAGTGGTGACGTGCTCTACGGCTTCCGGCCGGAGCAGGTGGCCCTGGCGCAGGACGGCCGCGGTCTTGCCATGCCTGTCACCTTCGTCGAGCGCATCGGCGCGCGCACAATCGTCCATCTCGGCCAGGGCGAGGGCGCCGTGAAGGCGGTCTTCGACAATGATGTCGGGCTCTCGATCGGACAAACAGCGGTTGTCGCGCCCACGGCGGCGTCGGTGCGCATCTTCGATGCCGCCAGCGGCCTTGCGATGAGGGTGGATTGA
- a CDS encoding ABC transporter ATP-binding protein has protein sequence MADIVFRNVTKRYGATLAVDDASFTVNDNEFFCFFGPPLSGKSTMLRLVLGLESPDAGEILIGGRPVNTVSPAERNVAMVFQNLALFPHMSALDNVRFPLVERGVAELQIKKRVADVAAKLHIGHILHKPPAQLSGGERQRVAIARALVRDPNAYLMDDPISALDARLREETRVELKRIQRELGKTLIYVTHDQEEAMSIADRIAILENGKIRQIGAPAEIYDRPASTYVARLLGSPVMNILKSARGEGGVEAAEGTIRIADKTAPADAVEIGLRPEDIKVRPWADGGSGRPARVFEVEPLGGYTVVTLAAGQARLKALLRGQPDIRPDAMVAISCEATRVHYFGQSGGALSR, from the coding sequence ATGGCCGACATCGTCTTCCGCAACGTGACGAAACGATACGGTGCAACGCTCGCCGTGGACGATGCGTCGTTCACCGTCAACGACAACGAGTTCTTCTGCTTCTTCGGGCCGCCGCTATCGGGCAAGTCGACGATGCTGCGCCTGGTGCTCGGGCTGGAGAGCCCGGACGCCGGAGAAATCCTGATCGGCGGCAGACCGGTCAACACGGTATCGCCGGCCGAGCGCAATGTGGCGATGGTGTTCCAGAACCTGGCGCTGTTCCCGCATATGAGCGCGCTCGACAATGTGCGCTTTCCGCTGGTCGAACGCGGCGTCGCCGAGCTCCAGATCAAAAAGCGCGTCGCCGACGTCGCGGCCAAGCTGCATATCGGCCACATCCTGCACAAGCCGCCGGCGCAGCTTTCGGGTGGCGAGCGGCAGCGCGTGGCGATCGCGCGTGCGCTGGTGCGCGATCCCAACGCCTATCTGATGGACGATCCGATCTCGGCGCTTGATGCCAGGCTTCGCGAGGAGACGCGTGTCGAGCTGAAGCGGATCCAGCGCGAACTCGGCAAGACGCTGATCTATGTCACCCACGACCAGGAAGAGGCGATGTCGATCGCCGACCGCATCGCCATACTGGAGAATGGCAAGATCCGGCAGATCGGTGCGCCGGCCGAGATCTATGACCGGCCGGCCAGCACCTATGTGGCGCGGCTGCTCGGCTCGCCTGTCATGAACATCCTGAAATCGGCGCGCGGCGAGGGCGGTGTCGAGGCGGCTGAAGGCACGATCCGGATTGCCGACAAGACTGCTCCTGCTGATGCCGTCGAGATCGGGTTGAGGCCGGAAGACATCAAGGTCAGACCCTGGGCGGACGGGGGCTCGGGCCGCCCGGCGCGGGTGTTCGAAGTCGAGCCGCTCGGCGGCTACACCGTCGTGACACTCGCTGCCGGGCAAGCGCGGCTGAAGGCGCTGTTGCGCGGCCAGCCCGACATCAGGCCTGACGCCATGGTGGCGATATCCTGCGAGGCCACCCGCGTGCATTATTTCGGACAGAGCGGAGGCGCGTTGTCGAGATGA
- a CDS encoding Gfo/Idh/MocA family protein produces MAAKGFEPDVKVRTKEYRIGCVGAGMIMAECHLAAYKEAGFPVVAIASRTRANAQKVATRWGIPTVHDTPERLIEDTNVEIIDLAFPPDLQPALIRHALKQKHIKAILAQKPLALSVEEAVKLRDEAAKAGKILSVNQNMRYDQSMRVLKQIMDSGALGDIVFAQIDMHAIPHWQTFLEDYDRLTLANMSVHHLDVLRFLFGDPDEITTLTRKDPRTTFDHLDGITVSTLRFPSGVLAVSLEDVWSGPRQEGYKDDQHINWRVDGTKGVAKGTIGWPTGAASTLTYASAETTGGEWVSPGWDTMWFPHAFIGVMEQLQHAVKTGTPPALSVADNVKTMALVEAGYRSMASGRTVKLSEIAI; encoded by the coding sequence ATGGCAGCCAAAGGCTTCGAACCGGACGTGAAGGTCCGCACAAAGGAATACAGGATCGGTTGCGTCGGTGCCGGCATGATCATGGCGGAGTGCCATCTCGCCGCCTACAAGGAGGCCGGCTTTCCAGTCGTGGCGATTGCGTCGCGCACGCGGGCGAATGCGCAGAAGGTCGCCACGCGCTGGGGCATCCCGACCGTGCACGACACGCCGGAACGGCTGATCGAGGACACGAATGTCGAGATCATCGACCTTGCCTTCCCGCCCGATCTGCAGCCGGCGCTGATCCGCCACGCGCTGAAGCAGAAGCACATCAAGGCAATCCTGGCGCAGAAGCCGCTGGCGCTGTCGGTCGAGGAAGCCGTCAAGCTGCGCGATGAAGCGGCGAAGGCCGGCAAGATCCTCTCGGTCAACCAGAACATGCGCTACGACCAGTCGATGCGCGTCTTGAAGCAGATCATGGACAGCGGCGCGCTCGGCGACATTGTCTTCGCGCAGATCGACATGCACGCCATCCCGCACTGGCAGACCTTCCTCGAGGATTACGACCGGCTGACGCTCGCCAATATGAGCGTGCATCATCTCGACGTGCTGCGCTTCCTGTTCGGCGATCCCGACGAGATCACGACGCTGACGCGCAAGGATCCGCGCACGACATTCGACCATCTGGACGGTATCACCGTCTCGACGTTGCGTTTCCCGTCCGGCGTGCTCGCGGTTTCGCTCGAGGATGTCTGGTCCGGCCCGCGCCAGGAGGGATACAAGGACGACCAGCACATCAACTGGCGCGTCGACGGCACGAAGGGTGTCGCCAAGGGCACGATCGGCTGGCCGACGGGTGCGGCCTCGACGCTGACCTATGCCTCCGCGGAAACCACCGGCGGCGAATGGGTCAGCCCAGGCTGGGACACGATGTGGTTCCCGCATGCCTTCATCGGCGTGATGGAGCAGCTGCAGCACGCGGTGAAGACCGGCACGCCGCCCGCGCTCTCCGTCGCTGACAATGTCAAGACCATGGCGCTGGTCGAGGCGGGATACCGCTCGATGGCATCGGGCCGAACGGTCAAGCTTTCCGAAATCGCTATCTGA